In a single window of the Rhodothermales bacterium genome:
- a CDS encoding HAD family acid phosphatase, giving the protein MPLRLLFLAFALTVSACAPTGISVPDTSEVPVGPVVVETDDYENENLHAVLWTQTAPEFRALTLQTFAAARAALPRALADTSWTAAPEQRAMGGYGMLPPAVVLDVDETVLDNAAYQARLVQTDGVYSRESWQAWVDEAAAPPVPGVLAFTRAADSLGIAVVYLTNRRASEEEATRRNLLAEGFPVRDDFDAVITRGERPEFEPGDKGPRRRAVAEQFRVLALLGDNLGDFLSDVDTSVEERDRLAAPYAGWWGERWFMLPNPQYGSWESALFDNDYSLTREERLERKAAQLRTGRE; this is encoded by the coding sequence ATGCCGCTCCGCCTGCTCTTCCTCGCTTTCGCCCTCACCGTTTCCGCCTGCGCGCCGACGGGCATCTCCGTGCCCGACACGTCCGAGGTCCCCGTGGGCCCCGTCGTCGTGGAGACCGACGACTACGAGAACGAGAACCTCCACGCCGTGCTGTGGACGCAGACGGCGCCCGAGTTCCGCGCGCTCACGCTGCAGACGTTCGCCGCCGCCCGCGCCGCGCTCCCGCGAGCGCTCGCCGATACGTCGTGGACCGCCGCGCCCGAGCAGCGGGCGATGGGCGGCTACGGCATGCTCCCGCCCGCCGTCGTCCTCGACGTGGACGAGACGGTGCTCGACAACGCGGCGTATCAGGCCCGGCTCGTGCAGACCGACGGCGTCTACTCCCGCGAGTCGTGGCAGGCGTGGGTGGACGAGGCGGCGGCCCCGCCCGTGCCCGGCGTCCTCGCCTTCACGCGCGCCGCCGACAGCCTCGGCATCGCTGTGGTCTACCTCACGAACCGCCGGGCGAGCGAGGAGGAGGCGACGCGGCGCAACCTGCTCGCCGAGGGCTTCCCCGTCCGCGACGACTTCGACGCCGTCATCACGCGGGGCGAGCGGCCCGAGTTCGAGCCCGGCGACAAAGGCCCGCGTCGCCGTGCCGTCGCCGAGCAGTTCCGCGTCCTCGCGCTCCTCGGTGACAACCTCGGCGACTTCCTCTCGGACGTGGACACGTCGGTGGAGGAGCGTGACCGGCTCGCCGCGCCCTACGCCGGGTGGTGGGGCGAGCGGTGGTTCATGCTGCCGAACCCGCAGTACGGCTCGTGGGAGAGCGCGCTCTTCGACAACGACTACAGCCTGACCCGGGAGGAGCGGTTGGAGCGGAAGGCGGCGCAGCTCCGCACCGGCCGGGAATAA
- a CDS encoding DUF2959 domain-containing protein gives MPRSATLLVVLLALSLTGCQRAYFNALERIGIEKRDVLVDRVEEARDSQNEAKEQFRDALDEFSALVNFDGGDLEDMYNKLSREYERSEDRADEVRDRMDAVHAVATALFDEWESELDAYSDRSLRRESERQLRETRARYEEMLAAMERAERKMAPVLEAFQDQVLFLKHNLNARAVASLEGTVDELETDVDVLIRDMEASIAEANAFIEQMQAG, from the coding sequence ATGCCCCGCTCCGCCACGCTGCTCGTCGTCCTGCTCGCGCTCTCGCTCACCGGCTGTCAGCGGGCCTATTTCAACGCGCTCGAACGGATCGGCATCGAGAAGCGCGACGTGCTCGTGGACCGCGTCGAGGAGGCGCGGGACAGCCAGAACGAGGCGAAGGAGCAGTTCCGCGACGCGCTCGACGAGTTCTCCGCCCTCGTGAACTTCGACGGCGGCGATCTCGAAGACATGTACAACAAGCTGAGCCGCGAGTACGAGCGGAGCGAGGACCGCGCCGACGAGGTCCGCGACCGGATGGACGCCGTGCACGCCGTCGCCACGGCGCTCTTCGACGAGTGGGAGAGCGAACTCGACGCCTACTCTGATCGGAGCCTCCGGCGCGAGAGCGAGCGGCAGCTCCGGGAGACGCGCGCCCGTTACGAGGAGATGCTCGCGGCGATGGAGCGGGCCGAGCGCAAGATGGCGCCCGTGCTCGAAGCCTTCCAGGACCAGGTGCTCTTCCTCAAGCACAACCTCAACGCCCGTGCCGTCGCCTCGCTCGAAGGGACCGTAGACGAACTCGAAACCGACGTGGACGTGCTCATCCGCGACATGGAAGCCTCGATCGCCGAGGCGAATGCGTTCATCGAGCAGATGCAGGCGGGCTGA
- a CDS encoding NUDIX hydrolase, translated as MGNDRASLEGTALRFACVAAEAIDAADAHKISPQDTGFHLHATLADAEKACADGECVLVVEGDGTIPNRDPYLPPAPVTAAGGYVVRRDGDATLLLLIYRRGAWDLPKGKLDPGETVKECAVREVREEVGIDDLRIVAPAGTTVHGYPEGGRYLVKTTHWYFMETPERDFTPEEREGIEQVEWVPWAEAEQRLGYESLRRHMASLDPPHK; from the coding sequence ATGGGAAACGACCGAGCATCGCTGGAAGGGACCGCGCTGCGGTTCGCGTGCGTCGCGGCCGAGGCCATAGACGCGGCCGACGCGCACAAGATCTCACCGCAGGATACCGGGTTCCACCTGCACGCGACCCTCGCCGACGCCGAAAAGGCGTGCGCTGACGGCGAGTGCGTCCTCGTGGTCGAAGGCGACGGGACGATCCCGAACCGCGATCCATACCTCCCGCCCGCGCCCGTGACGGCGGCCGGCGGCTACGTCGTCCGCCGCGACGGCGACGCGACGCTGCTCCTGCTGATCTACCGGCGCGGGGCGTGGGACCTCCCCAAAGGCAAGCTCGACCCCGGCGAGACGGTAAAGGAGTGCGCCGTCCGCGAAGTGCGCGAAGAGGTCGGCATCGACGACCTGCGGATCGTCGCGCCGGCCGGGACGACGGTTCACGGCTACCCCGAAGGCGGGCGCTACCTCGTCAAAACGACGCACTGGTACTTCATGGAGACGCCCGAGCGCGACTTCACACCGGAGGAGCGGGAGGGGATCGAGCAGGTCGAATGGGTGCCGTGGGCCGAGGCCGAGCAACGGCTCGGGTATGAGAGCCTGCGCCGGCACATGGCCTCGCTCGATCCACCGCATAAGTGA
- a CDS encoding FAD-dependent oxidoreductase has product MSSYEYDVIVIGGGAAGLTASGLAASFGAKTMMIERARLGGDCTWTGCVPSKTLIKAAKVAHHARAAHRFGLTDMAPEIPFARVMEYVRTVRDEVYHEADRPEIYEDLGIDVHFGAARLADPHTVVIEGDATARVTARKIVLATGGRAAVPPIPGLDRVPHLTNESLFEIDAQPGAIIVVGGGPIGIEMAQAFQRLGTDVTVVDMADRILGRDDAEHAEILKGVLEGEGVQFVLGAGVERVEQADGQIAVYVSIGDEQRTLRADQLLLATGRRPNIEDLGLAEAGVVFTKKGIQVDDTCQTSQDHIYAVGDCTGEYQLTHMSEHMAKVAMSNAVLHVPSKIDRAHVPWCTFADPEVGQLGATEQELIERGEDYEVYQFPYSKVDRAITESETTGNIKVFATTWRGKILGASVLGDRAGELISLYAVAMKNGVTLRQISDTIHPYPTYGLAARRAADQWYARKQFPVVIKTVQKLFGYRGPEPKEIDPDRIV; this is encoded by the coding sequence ATGAGCAGCTACGAATACGACGTGATCGTCATCGGTGGCGGCGCGGCCGGGCTCACGGCCTCGGGCCTCGCCGCGTCCTTCGGCGCGAAGACGATGATGATCGAGCGCGCCCGCCTCGGCGGCGACTGCACGTGGACGGGCTGCGTGCCGAGCAAGACGCTCATCAAGGCCGCGAAGGTCGCCCACCACGCCCGCGCCGCCCACCGCTTCGGCCTCACCGACATGGCGCCGGAGATCCCGTTCGCACGCGTGATGGAATACGTCCGCACGGTCCGCGACGAGGTCTACCACGAGGCCGACCGGCCGGAGATCTACGAAGACCTCGGCATCGACGTGCACTTCGGCGCGGCCCGGCTCGCCGACCCGCACACGGTCGTGATTGAGGGCGACGCGACGGCGCGGGTGACGGCGCGGAAGATCGTCCTCGCCACCGGTGGCCGCGCTGCCGTCCCGCCGATCCCGGGGCTCGACAGGGTCCCGCATCTCACGAACGAATCGCTCTTCGAGATCGACGCGCAGCCCGGCGCGATCATCGTCGTCGGCGGTGGGCCGATTGGGATCGAGATGGCGCAGGCGTTCCAGCGGCTCGGGACCGACGTGACGGTTGTCGACATGGCCGACCGCATCCTCGGGCGCGACGATGCCGAGCACGCCGAAATCCTGAAGGGCGTGCTCGAAGGCGAAGGCGTGCAGTTCGTCCTCGGCGCGGGCGTCGAGCGTGTCGAGCAGGCCGACGGGCAGATCGCCGTCTACGTCAGCATCGGCGACGAACAGCGGACGCTCCGAGCCGATCAGCTCCTCCTCGCCACGGGCCGGCGGCCGAACATCGAAGACCTCGGGCTCGCCGAGGCGGGCGTCGTTTTCACCAAAAAAGGCATCCAGGTCGACGACACGTGCCAGACCTCGCAGGACCACATCTACGCCGTGGGCGACTGCACGGGGGAGTACCAGCTGACCCACATGAGCGAGCACATGGCGAAGGTGGCGATGTCGAACGCCGTCCTCCACGTGCCCTCGAAGATCGACCGCGCGCACGTCCCGTGGTGCACCTTCGCCGACCCCGAAGTCGGCCAGCTCGGGGCGACGGAGCAGGAGTTGATCGAGCGCGGCGAGGACTACGAGGTCTACCAGTTCCCGTACTCGAAGGTCGACCGCGCCATCACCGAGAGCGAGACGACGGGCAACATCAAGGTCTTCGCGACGACGTGGCGCGGCAAGATCCTCGGCGCGAGCGTGCTCGGCGACCGCGCGGGCGAGCTGATCTCGCTCTACGCCGTGGCGATGAAGAACGGCGTCACGCTCCGCCAGATCTCCGACACGATTCATCCGTACCCGACCTACGGCCTCGCCGCCCGCCGCGCCGCCGACCAGTGGTACGCGCGGAAGCAGTTCCCCGTCGTCATCAAGACCGTGCAGAAGCTCTTCGGCTACCGCGGCCCCGAGCCGAAAGAGATCGACCCCGACCGGATCGTGTGA
- a CDS encoding DUF433 domain-containing protein produces the protein MDYQDLITIEPGTRGGKPCIREIRITVYDVLSYLASGMSVEEVLADFPYLTRQDVLAALSYAAERERTANVLT, from the coding sequence ATGGATTACCAAGACCTCATCACCATCGAGCCCGGCACGCGGGGCGGCAAGCCCTGCATTCGCGAGATACGGATCACGGTCTACGACGTGCTGAGCTACCTCGCGTCGGGGATGAGCGTCGAAGAGGTACTGGCCGACTTCCCGTACCTGACACGGCAAGACGTGCTCGCGGCTCTGAGCTACGCCGCCGAGCGGGAGCGGACGGCGAACGTACTGACGTAG
- a CDS encoding phosphotyrosine protein phosphatase translates to MKHILFVCSRNRLRSPTAAAVFAAHPGIVVASAGLANDAEERLTSELVAWADIIFVMEQAHARKLRTVFRKHLNGQRVICLGIPDDYAYMDPALVRRLEAVVPPHLGTVGANRREGRRLH, encoded by the coding sequence ATGAAGCACATCCTCTTCGTCTGTAGCAGGAACCGCCTCCGCAGCCCGACGGCCGCAGCGGTCTTCGCCGCCCACCCCGGCATCGTGGTCGCCTCGGCCGGGCTCGCCAACGACGCGGAGGAGCGGCTCACGTCGGAACTCGTGGCATGGGCCGACATCATCTTCGTGATGGAACAGGCGCACGCGCGCAAACTGAGGACGGTGTTTCGGAAGCACCTGAACGGCCAGCGCGTGATCTGCCTCGGCATCCCCGACGACTACGCCTACATGGACCCGGCCCTCGTCCGACGCCTCGAAGCGGTCGTGCCGCCGCACCTCGGGACGGTCGGCGCGAACCGACGAGAGGGCCGGCGGTTACATTGA
- a CDS encoding DUF2971 domain-containing protein, whose translation MAYRSQPLYLLKPAYNTPEIENAMNGFIASWLDLHQLSDAQRLYHYTDLAGLRGILASRSLWFSHATSLNDPLEIQYGQDLIADALNSAMAAESNDEARTFLRQITVQVQAFGRALFHSFVACFCEDDDLLSQWRGYADRGGGYCIGFEFSDATRTTSSLDSLDKGRSPFLRKVIYDEDGQRKLASDYIQQVTDAAKAALATGISKAYGSMPGYVPSVMAMQAANVLLDMMLVFKHRAFREEKEWRLIRVTMDNHEPESIQFREAYGGLAPFRPTHVYDLGAEDAASFPLRAISFGPSLEPLRTRAALELLVHHTGSDESPIGLTPHLVQIKGPGYSLR comes from the coding sequence ATGGCGTACCGCTCCCAACCGCTCTATTTGCTGAAGCCCGCGTACAACACGCCGGAGATCGAGAACGCGATGAACGGCTTCATCGCTAGCTGGCTGGACCTGCATCAGCTATCGGACGCGCAGAGACTTTACCACTACACAGACTTGGCAGGTCTCAGGGGAATCCTAGCGAGCCGGAGTCTTTGGTTCAGTCACGCCACTTCGCTAAATGACCCTCTTGAGATCCAATATGGTCAGGATCTGATAGCCGATGCGCTGAACAGCGCGATGGCGGCTGAGAGCAACGACGAAGCGAGAACGTTCCTGCGACAGATCACCGTTCAGGTGCAGGCATTCGGGAGGGCTCTGTTCCATTCGTTCGTCGCCTGCTTCTGCGAGGATGATGACTTGCTGAGCCAGTGGCGCGGCTATGCCGACCGTGGAGGCGGCTACTGCATAGGGTTTGAATTCTCGGATGCAACCAGGACAACCTCTAGCCTCGACAGCCTTGATAAGGGACGGTCTCCGTTTCTGAGAAAGGTGATCTATGACGAGGATGGCCAGCGCAAGCTGGCTTCGGATTACATCCAACAAGTGACGGACGCAGCGAAGGCGGCGCTCGCAACAGGGATCTCAAAAGCCTATGGCAGCATGCCTGGATACGTCCCGTCGGTGATGGCGATGCAAGCGGCGAACGTGCTGCTCGACATGATGCTGGTTTTCAAGCACCGGGCCTTCCGGGAGGAGAAAGAGTGGCGGCTCATCCGGGTCACTATGGACAACCACGAGCCGGAAAGCATCCAGTTTCGTGAAGCATATGGAGGGCTCGCCCCATTTCGCCCGACTCACGTCTACGATCTCGGCGCGGAGGATGCCGCATCGTTCCCACTACGCGCTATCAGCTTCGGACCGTCGCTGGAACCACTTCGAACGCGAGCAGCACTAGAACTTCTTGTCCACCATACGGGCTCTGATGAGAGTCCAATCGGCTTGACCCCTCACCTTGTCCAGATCAAAGGACCTGGTTACAGCTTGCGGTAG
- the smc gene encoding chromosome segregation protein SMC, producing the protein MYLSSIELHGFKSFADKTSIHFDPGVTAIVGPNGCGKSNIIDAVRWVLGEQRARLLRSEKMENVIFNGTATRRALGLSEVSLSIENTRNVLPTEYTDVTISRRLYRSGESEYLLNGTVCRLKDILDLFMDTGMGAGAYSVIELKMIEDILSENADDRRRLFEEAAGITKYKLRRGQALRRLDTTQADLTRLADLTDEIEKNVRSLSRQANKAQRHQTLSERLRKLELALAAADYARLADERRTLETEAATLRDAVEERTTQLQRREAEGEALRATLLDRECVLAEHQRALNAHAEQLRAAEAEARLADERRAAAAAALDRIDRERDADTARADALRAEAETLEAQIADADAARADAEQAQAERAAERDRAEAATRTARERASAAQAEARRAADAVATARAALDTQRNRQAFLEAEIDRIETARREIDQTLAAAAGRTDAAETARAEAQSARDVAEAALRDAESQRADLDAQLEAVGRDLREAHRRLDASAAEAGVLQSLLDSYEGFSDAVQTLLTQPDWAAAPRTVADLLACDPEHRPAVDAALGPFASCLVVETEAEAHAGIERLRADDAGRATFVVLDRLPDAPDAEHSAPDGTVAVADVVRTDAAYRPLARLLLRDTFLAASLAEAEALHGPHPFARFVTPEGEWTSARGVLHAGGAAQSAGAERLGQRERLDAARAEVDAATSEVASLETKDRALRAERDTLALDTRRTALREAERALADADREASQIAYDVDAQTQRQAGLDARRAELRAERDAAEATDAQEAALADAQHAHADAQQARTDAEAAFAAADAAGRDALARFSDAHLATVQARNQLDALRRDRDRAERTIRELAERETARQTEAERVRVQREEAAGLKATQEARATRLRDARADLDTAVKQAETAVSDARSAISDTDVLLRDVRRLREDAQQRQAAGAVRLGEIGTRMEAVAERVWDEYGVALGEVDPPAPDFDADAARREVPGLREKLRGLGAVNELALESYEEEKERLDFLRAQQADLEQAEASLRSTIREINATASARFDETFQAVRREFQRLFVDLFGENASADLVLAGDDPLESPVEIRARPKGKKPSGIAQLSGGEKTLTAIALLFAIYLVKPSPFCILDEVDAPLDDSNVERFMGLIRSFSASTQFILVTHNKLTMEAADRMYGVTMQEEGVSKLVGVTFDEVLDEAA; encoded by the coding sequence ATGTACCTCAGCAGCATCGAGCTCCACGGCTTCAAGAGCTTCGCCGACAAAACGTCCATCCACTTCGACCCCGGCGTGACCGCGATCGTCGGCCCGAACGGGTGCGGGAAGTCGAACATCATCGACGCCGTGCGGTGGGTGCTCGGCGAGCAGCGGGCGCGGCTGCTGCGCTCGGAGAAGATGGAGAACGTGATCTTCAACGGGACCGCCACGCGCCGCGCCCTGGGGCTCTCCGAGGTGTCCCTATCCATCGAGAACACCCGCAACGTCCTCCCGACCGAGTACACCGACGTCACGATCAGCCGCCGGCTCTACCGCTCGGGCGAGTCGGAGTACCTCCTCAACGGGACCGTCTGCCGCCTCAAGGACATCCTCGACCTGTTCATGGACACGGGGATGGGTGCGGGCGCGTACTCCGTCATCGAGCTGAAGATGATCGAGGACATCCTCTCGGAGAACGCCGACGACCGCCGCCGCCTCTTCGAGGAGGCCGCCGGCATCACGAAGTACAAGCTCCGCCGTGGCCAGGCCCTCCGCCGCCTCGACACAACGCAGGCCGACCTCACGCGCCTCGCCGACCTCACGGACGAGATCGAGAAGAACGTCCGCAGCCTCTCGCGGCAGGCCAATAAAGCGCAGCGCCACCAGACCCTCAGCGAGCGCCTCCGCAAGCTCGAACTCGCCCTCGCCGCCGCCGACTACGCCCGCCTCGCCGACGAGCGCCGGACGCTCGAAACCGAAGCCGCGACACTTCGGGACGCCGTGGAGGAACGGACGACCCAACTCCAGCGCCGCGAGGCCGAGGGCGAAGCGCTCCGCGCCACCCTGCTCGACCGCGAGTGCGTCCTCGCCGAGCACCAGCGCGCGCTCAACGCCCACGCCGAGCAGCTCCGCGCGGCCGAGGCCGAGGCCCGCCTCGCCGACGAGCGCCGCGCCGCCGCCGCCGCCGCGCTCGACCGGATCGACCGCGAGCGCGACGCCGACACCGCCCGCGCCGACGCGCTCCGCGCCGAAGCCGAAACCCTCGAAGCACAGATCGCCGACGCCGACGCAGCCCGCGCCGACGCCGAGCAGGCGCAGGCCGAGCGCGCCGCCGAGCGCGACCGCGCCGAGGCCGCTACCCGGACCGCCCGCGAGCGCGCCAGCGCAGCGCAAGCCGAGGCCCGCCGCGCCGCCGACGCCGTCGCGACCGCCCGCGCCGCGCTCGACACGCAGCGGAACCGTCAGGCCTTTTTGGAGGCCGAGATCGACCGCATCGAGACGGCACGGCGCGAGATCGACCAAACGCTCGCCGCTGCCGCCGGCAGAACCGACGCCGCCGAGACCGCGCGCGCCGAAGCCCAGTCCGCCCGCGACGTTGCCGAAGCTGCATTGCGCGATGCCGAAAGTCAACGCGCCGACCTCGACGCCCAGCTCGAAGCCGTCGGGCGTGACCTGCGCGAGGCGCACCGGCGGCTCGACGCCTCGGCGGCCGAGGCGGGCGTGCTCCAGAGCCTGCTTGACAGCTACGAGGGGTTCTCCGACGCCGTGCAGACGCTCCTCACGCAGCCCGATTGGGCCGCCGCGCCGCGCACCGTCGCCGACCTCCTCGCGTGCGACCCCGAGCACCGCCCCGCCGTCGACGCCGCGCTCGGGCCGTTCGCGTCGTGCCTCGTCGTCGAGACCGAAGCCGAGGCCCACGCGGGCATCGAGCGGCTGCGCGCCGACGACGCGGGCCGCGCCACCTTCGTCGTGCTCGACCGGCTGCCCGACGCGCCCGACGCCGAGCACTCCGCACCCGACGGCACCGTCGCCGTCGCCGACGTGGTCAGAACTGACGCAGCGTACCGGCCGCTCGCGCGTCTCCTGCTCCGCGACACGTTCCTCGCCGCGTCGCTCGCCGAGGCCGAGGCGCTGCACGGCCCGCACCCCTTCGCCCGGTTTGTCACGCCGGAGGGCGAGTGGACGAGCGCGCGCGGCGTCCTCCACGCGGGCGGCGCGGCGCAGTCGGCCGGGGCCGAGCGGCTCGGACAGCGGGAACGGCTGGACGCCGCCCGCGCTGAGGTCGACGCCGCGACGTCTGAAGTGGCATCGCTCGAAACGAAGGACCGGGCACTCCGCGCCGAGCGCGACACCCTCGCCCTCGACACCCGCCGGACCGCGCTCCGCGAAGCCGAACGCGCCCTCGCCGACGCCGACCGAGAAGCGAGCCAGATCGCGTACGACGTCGACGCCCAGACGCAGCGCCAGGCCGGGCTCGACGCGCGGCGCGCCGAACTCCGCGCCGAGCGCGACGCTGCCGAGGCGACGGACGCGCAGGAAGCCGCCCTCGCCGACGCCCAGCACGCGCACGCCGACGCCCAGCAGGCCCGCACCGATGCCGAGGCCGCCTTCGCCGCCGCCGACGCCGCCGGGCGCGACGCCCTCGCCCGCTTCAGCGACGCGCACCTCGCCACCGTCCAGGCCCGCAACCAGCTCGACGCCCTCCGCCGTGACCGCGACCGCGCCGAGCGGACGATCCGCGAGCTCGCCGAGCGCGAGACGGCCCGCCAGACCGAGGCCGAGCGCGTCCGCGTCCAGCGCGAGGAGGCCGCCGGGCTCAAGGCCACGCAAGAGGCCCGCGCCACGCGCCTCCGCGACGCCCGCGCCGACCTCGACACCGCCGTGAAGCAGGCCGAGACCGCCGTCTCCGACGCCCGCTCCGCGATCTCCGACACCGACGTGCTCCTCCGCGACGTCCGCCGATTGCGGGAGGACGCGCAGCAGCGGCAGGCCGCCGGAGCCGTCCGCCTCGGCGAGATCGGCACCCGCATGGAGGCCGTCGCCGAGCGCGTGTGGGACGAGTACGGCGTCGCCCTCGGCGAGGTCGACCCGCCCGCGCCCGACTTCGACGCCGACGCCGCGCGGCGCGAGGTCCCCGGCCTCCGCGAGAAGCTGCGCGGGCTCGGCGCCGTCAACGAGCTCGCCCTCGAATCCTACGAGGAGGAGAAAGAGCGGCTCGACTTCCTCCGCGCCCAGCAGGCCGACCTCGAACAGGCCGAGGCCTCGCTCCGCTCGACGATCCGCGAGATCAACGCCACCGCCTCCGCCCGCTTCGACGAGACGTTCCAGGCCGTCCGCCGCGAGTTCCAGCGCCTCTTCGTCGACCTCTTCGGCGAGAACGCGAGTGCCGACCTCGTGCTCGCCGGCGACGACCCGCTCGAAAGCCCCGTCGAGATCCGCGCGCGGCCGAAGGGGAAGAAGCCGAGCGGGATCGCCCAGCTCTCCGGCGGCGAGAAGACGCTCACGGCGATCGCGCTCCTCTTCGCGATCTACCTCGTCAAACCGAGCCCGTTCTGCATCCTCGACGAAGTCGACGCCCCGCTCGACGACTCGAACGTGGAGCGGTTCATGGGCCTCATCCGCTCCTTCTCGGCGAGCACGCAGTTCATCCTCGTGACCCACAACAAGCTCACGATGGAGGCGGCCGACCGGATGTACGGCGTGACGATGCAGGAGGAGGGCGTGAGCAAGCTCGTCGGCGTAACCTTCGACGAGGTGCTCGACGAGGCGGCGTAG
- a CDS encoding carboxypeptidase regulatory-like domain-containing protein — protein MQRLLSLSLLALLLIAGIGCDSAEDDDIDGDATITGVIVDSQEGDPIAGALVRFVRGSASAEATTDSTGTFTIDGIATGTYTVTIRANGFLDVVLTNVEITDGANTLPQTVATVAPPAGAFRIVLSWGTQPRDLDSHLTGPDGEDGRFHVYYADEVFGTVANLDTDDTSGEGPETITVTPSNDGMYRYSVHNFSDQSVNGSQGIAGTLNDQDIPARVQVYNDQGLVREYRAPAATPGDTWRVFEMNAVNGNATITDVNTYVDANGSGDIEAFRMPAK, from the coding sequence ATGCAACGTCTGCTCTCCCTCTCCCTCCTCGCCCTCCTGTTGATTGCCGGCATCGGGTGCGACTCCGCTGAAGACGACGACATCGACGGCGACGCCACCATCACCGGCGTCATCGTCGACTCCCAAGAGGGCGATCCCATCGCGGGCGCCCTCGTCCGGTTCGTCCGTGGCAGCGCCTCCGCCGAAGCCACGACCGACTCGACCGGCACGTTCACGATCGACGGCATCGCGACGGGCACGTACACCGTCACGATCCGCGCCAACGGCTTCCTCGACGTAGTCCTCACGAACGTGGAGATCACCGACGGCGCGAACACGCTCCCGCAGACGGTGGCGACGGTCGCCCCGCCCGCCGGCGCCTTCCGCATCGTCCTCTCGTGGGGCACGCAGCCCCGCGACCTCGACTCGCACCTCACCGGGCCTGACGGCGAGGACGGCCGCTTCCACGTCTATTACGCCGACGAAGTCTTCGGCACCGTAGCCAACCTCGACACCGACGACACGAGTGGAGAGGGGCCTGAAACCATCACGGTCACGCCCAGCAACGACGGGATGTATCGCTACTCGGTGCACAACTTCTCGGACCAGAGCGTGAACGGCTCACAGGGCATCGCCGGGACGCTCAACGACCAGGATATTCCAGCACGCGTCCAGGTCTACAACGACCAGGGCCTCGTCCGCGAGTACCGCGCACCGGCCGCGACGCCGGGGGATACGTGGCGCGTCTTCGAGATGAACGCCGTGAACGGCAACGCGACGATCACCGACGTGAACACGTACGTCGACGCCAACGGCTCGGGCGACATCGAGGCCTTCCGCATGCCGGCCAAATAA
- a CDS encoding sigma-70 family RNA polymerase sigma factor, producing the protein MPSTSGDVTRLLDAMRSDADGEAFGELFGLVYDELHRQAHRQRAGWHNARTLNTTALVHEAYAKLVDGADVPFESRSHLLAVAAKAMRQILLDYVKAQRAQKRGGDRDRVTLEDGLAIAEDETVRLLALDQALDTLHAMSPEAARIVECRFFGGMSVEETAEALGISDSTVKRRWRTARAWLHRELKDAPLTDE; encoded by the coding sequence ATGCCCTCTACTTCCGGCGACGTGACCCGCCTCCTCGACGCGATGCGCAGTGACGCCGACGGTGAAGCGTTCGGCGAGCTGTTCGGGCTCGTGTACGACGAGCTCCACCGGCAAGCGCACCGCCAGCGCGCGGGCTGGCACAACGCCCGCACCCTCAACACGACGGCCCTCGTCCACGAGGCCTACGCCAAGCTCGTCGACGGGGCCGACGTGCCGTTCGAGAGCCGGTCGCACCTCCTCGCCGTGGCGGCGAAGGCGATGCGGCAGATCCTCCTCGACTACGTCAAGGCGCAGCGCGCCCAGAAGCGCGGCGGCGACCGCGACCGCGTCACGCTCGAAGACGGGCTCGCGATCGCCGAGGACGAGACCGTCCGTCTCCTCGCCCTCGACCAGGCCCTCGACACCCTCCACGCGATGAGCCCCGAGGCCGCGCGCATCGTGGAGTGCCGGTTCTTCGGCGGGATGAGCGTCGAGGAGACGGCCGAGGCCCTCGGCATCTCGGACTCGACGGTGAAGCGGCGCTGGCGGACGGCCCGCGCGTGGCTCCACCGCGAGCTGAAGGACGCCCCGCTGACGGACGAGTGA